AACGCCCGGCCGTCGATGGTCAGCTCCGCGCCACGCGGGGCGCGCGTGAACAGCCGTACGCCGAGGGTCTGTTCCAGCGCGGCGATCCGCTTGGAGACGGCTTGCTGGGTGACCGCCAGGTCGACGGCCGCCTTCTGGAACTGCCCCGCCTCGGCGACGGCGACAAAGGTGCGTACGGCTTGAAGGTCCACATCGGCCACCCTAGGGGCGTCCGACATATCCCCGCGGCGGCGCTCGCCCTTCCCCGTCCCGGTCTCACGCCGCCGTGGTCAGGGTCTTTCCGGTCGGCGCCGCGGCGGGGGCGCGGCCGGCGGCGCGGCGGCCGTAGAGGTTGTTGGCGATGACCGCGGCGAGGGTGAGGGCGACGCCCGCGAGTTCGGCCGCGGTGGGCCGGTGGCCCCGTACCGCTTCGATGGCGAAGGCGGTGAGGGGGACGAGGTTGATGAACAGGACGCCGTTGGCGGGGCCCAGGGTGCGGGTGGCGTGGTTGAAGGCGAGGATCGCGACGGCGGTGGCGGGCACGGCCATGTAGAGGATCTGCCACCAGCCGGCCGCGTAGTCGGCGGCGGACGGGGTGGGTATCCAGCCCGCGAACCCGGCGGTGAGGGTGACGGCGGCGATGGTGAGGGTGCCCAGGACGCTGGTGAGAGCGGTGTAGCGCAGGACGGAGAAGGACGGGAAGCCGGCGGCGCCGGTCGTGTAGACGACCCAGCCGATGACGCCGGCCAGGATGACGAGCCCGCCGGCGCCGATGCCGCCGGTGAAGACGGCGAGCGGGTTGCCGTTGCCCAGGACCATGGCGACGCCGGTCAGGGCGAGCAGGACGAGGCCGAGGGTGACGCCGGTGGGCCGCTTCCCGGTGCGGGTCCACATCACGATGACGGTGATGGCGGGCATCGCGGCCATGATCAGCGAGGCGGTGGGGGCCGGGGTGGACTGGAGGCCGACATAGGTGAGCAGGTTGAAGGCCGCGAAGCCGAGCGAGCCGAGCCCCCAGAGCCTCAGCAGCCTGCCGTCGGTGCGCAGCGCGGCGCGGCCTTCGACGGCCAGCAGGGCGAGCACGAAGATCGCGGAGCCGAGGGCGAAGCGGGCCAGGGTGAGGTGGAAGGGGTCCACATGGACGAAGGCGGATTTGGCGACGGCGAACATGCCGCCGAAGGCGAGGGCGGTGACCAGCCCCCCGGCGGCTGCGGCGGCGGTCTTCATCTCGGCCATGAGGTCTCCCAGCGGTGCGGCACGGACGGGTGCGAGCCCATCGGACTGTTCGCGTGTTCGCTCTTTGGCGAACACGCGGGTTAACGTATACATCTGACCGGGAGCCGGTCAACAGGTATTCGCCAACCGACGAATACTCGCCCGCCGCGCACACCGTTCCGAACTGGGAGAACCGCTGCCGTGAAGCCGCTCCAGCACCCCCGTGCCGAGGACATCAACATCTATGCCGTGCTCCACGCGCTGGCCGAACCGGCCCGTATGCAGATCGTGCGGACCCTCGCCGCGGCCGGCGGCAAGCCGTGCGGCACCTTCGGCATCAACCTGAGCAAGTCGACCCTGTCCGCGCACTTCAAGGTGTTGCGCGAGGCCGGGATCATCCGCCAGGAGACAGCCCCCGGCAACTCCCGCCTCAACACGCTGCGCAGGACGGAACTCGACGCCCGTTTCCCCGGCCTGCTCGCCTCCGTGCTCGACGCGGTCGACCGGACCGAGCCCCCGCTCCCGGCCGCCTGATTCCTCTCGCGGGCGCACACCTCCACGTACAACCATTGGTTGTCCCGGACCGCCGGATCGGTTGTTTGACCTGCGCTCGTACCGCCCGGTTGGCTCGCTCCGGACACTGACG
The sequence above is drawn from the Streptomyces sp. NBC_00525 genome and encodes:
- a CDS encoding DMT family transporter, encoding MAEMKTAAAAAGGLVTALAFGGMFAVAKSAFVHVDPFHLTLARFALGSAIFVLALLAVEGRAALRTDGRLLRLWGLGSLGFAAFNLLTYVGLQSTPAPTASLIMAAMPAITVIVMWTRTGKRPTGVTLGLVLLALTGVAMVLGNGNPLAVFTGGIGAGGLVILAGVIGWVVYTTGAAGFPSFSVLRYTALTSVLGTLTIAAVTLTAGFAGWIPTPSAADYAAGWWQILYMAVPATAVAILAFNHATRTLGPANGVLFINLVPLTAFAIEAVRGHRPTAAELAGVALTLAAVIANNLYGRRAAGRAPAAAPTGKTLTTAA
- a CDS encoding ArsR/SmtB family transcription factor — protein: MKPLQHPRAEDINIYAVLHALAEPARMQIVRTLAAAGGKPCGTFGINLSKSTLSAHFKVLREAGIIRQETAPGNSRLNTLRRTELDARFPGLLASVLDAVDRTEPPLPAA